A single window of Taeniopygia guttata chromosome 1, bTaeGut7.mat, whole genome shotgun sequence DNA harbors:
- the LOC100224152 gene encoding uncharacterized protein yields the protein MAQSSLRNRRGVNLRVFKELDDVTGRSLFIFERPSKFGERESECRAPRAATPASRPRSRGAPNAGGAGAAPGSGPAPAARAARAAVPMPRGRRRSRRRRRAGVAAPLTLGTALAGRREEGRSRSPRDRTGIAETRWVLGAVAPGSRLGLPGLEALAAAAGPRGGSPPWAAPSLLQVPAAAQPAPRRDGSDLPAGAPAALAVLRLQPGAEGSARAAAAGAAPRLRTVYVNPRWLERQAALGAAAAAAAASPCAEAAAASGAAGAPAPVPAPAPAPAPAAPAAAAAAGQGEAEAAATPYVGLRRPLGYKLAKATKERIWRGEFIDLFSLLHTELAPEHGPRPGDTLDQWVSAFLVYASVLCEKHPARCGAMFKYLDTIRKLHATYGGTSWMNYDEDFRRRAAKNPSLPWGDVDLDLWMKWMAPLKSLVPRRPRAESERQASPAQPPPPGQSPKQEDTSQTP from the exons ATGGCCCAGTCAAGTCTCAGGAACCGGCGGGGGGTGAATCTGAGGGTGTTCAAAGAGCTGGATGATGTCACTGGAAGGTCACTTTTTATATTTGAAAGGCCATCAAAATTTGGAGAA agagagagcgagTGTCGCGCTCCCCGCGCCGCCACCCCGGCATCTCGGCCCCGCTCCCGGGGAGCGCCGAacgcgggcggggccggggcggctccgggctccggccccgcccccgcggcgcGCGCCGCCCGAGCCGCCGTGCCGATGCCACGTGGGAGGcggcggagccgccgccgccgccgggccggAGTCGCGGCCCCTCTAACGCTGGGGACGGCGCTCGCCGGCCGCCGCGAGGAGGGGAGGTCGCGGAGCCCCCGGGACCGCACCGGCATCGCCGAGACCCGATGGGTGCTCGGCGCGGTGGCGCCCGGCTCGCGGCTCGGCCTCCCGGGCCTAGAGGcgctggcggcggcggccgggcctAGGGGCGGCTCTCCGCCCTGGGCGGCGCCGTCGCTGCTGCAGGTGCCGGCGGCGGCCCagccggccccgcggcgggaCGGCAGCGACCTGCCCGCCGGCGCGCCCGCCGCCCTGGCCGTGCTGCGCCTTCAGCCCGGCGCCGAGGGCtcggcgcgggcggcggcggccggggccgcgccgcgccTGCGGACCGTCTACGTGAACCCGCGCTGGCTGGAGCGCCAGGCCGCGctgggggcggcggcggcggcggcggctgccagCCCCTGCGCCGAGGCGGCAGCGGCGAGCGGCGCGGCCGGGGCCCCGGCCCCGGTcccggctccggccccggccccggctccggcggctccggcggcggcagcagcggcggggcagggcgagGCCGAGGCGGCGGCCACCCCCTACGTGGGGCTGCGGCGGCCGCTTGGCTACAAGCTGGCCAAGGCCACCAAGGAGCGCATCTGGCGGGGGGAGTTCATTGACCTGTTTTCCTTGCTCCACACAGAGCTGGCCCCCGAGCACGGCCCGCGCCCGGGGGACACGCTGGACCAGTGGGTCTCGGCCTTCCTGGTGTACGCCAGCGTGCTGTGCGAGAAGCACCCGGCGCGCTGCGGAGCCATGTTCAAGTACCTGGACACCATCCGCAAGCTGCACGCCACCTACGGGGGCACCTCCTGGATGAACTACGATGAGGATTTCCGACGGCGGGCGGCCAAGAACCCCTCACTGCCCTGGGGCGACGTGGACTTGGACCTGTGGATGAAGTGGATGGCGCCCCTCAAGTCGCTCGTCCCCAGGCGCCCGCGTGCTGAGAGCGAGAGACAGGCCTCCCCGGCCCAGCCGCCACCGCCGGGCCAGAGCCCCAAGCAGGAGGACACAAGCCAG actcCATGA